In Halopseudomonas nanhaiensis, a single window of DNA contains:
- a CDS encoding AAA family ATPase — translation MANGKILRQLFRAGTAGDAEAFRLASKAVIEEERQKQHHLLANDLEQILYGGDRNFRSTNMPRVHYDVPVDKERGLPLLDVIAPKRSLDEVILPPSSSAALEEILEENRRADVLRSYGMKPAGKIIFFGPPGCGKTLAAEVVAFELDRPLAIVRLDALVSSFLGETAANLRKVFDFIALHPFVVLFDEFDAIGKERDSSSDHGELRRVVNAVLQMMDSYEGSSLILAATNHEKILDSAIWRRFDDSIEFPLPDEKQLKEILHLKLRGIRRQFEIDDKEVLKEFTGKSGADVERVIRRAAKRMILREQEFLTIKELKNALLREDLRKS, via the coding sequence ATGGCGAACGGTAAAATTCTTCGGCAGCTGTTCAGGGCAGGAACCGCAGGGGACGCAGAAGCATTTCGCCTCGCATCAAAAGCTGTCATCGAAGAAGAACGACAAAAACAGCACCACCTTCTCGCTAATGATCTTGAGCAGATTCTTTACGGCGGTGACCGAAACTTCCGTTCCACCAATATGCCACGCGTGCACTACGATGTTCCGGTAGATAAAGAGCGCGGCCTACCACTACTGGATGTCATAGCTCCCAAACGTTCACTCGATGAGGTGATTTTGCCTCCGAGCAGTTCTGCTGCTCTTGAGGAAATTCTCGAGGAAAACAGACGTGCCGATGTCTTGCGGAGTTACGGGATGAAACCTGCTGGCAAGATCATATTCTTTGGCCCCCCTGGCTGCGGGAAGACCTTGGCTGCGGAGGTTGTGGCCTTCGAACTAGATCGGCCGCTGGCGATTGTTCGCTTGGATGCATTGGTCTCCTCTTTCTTGGGGGAGACTGCCGCAAACCTTCGGAAGGTTTTCGATTTCATCGCCCTTCATCCCTTTGTGGTCCTGTTTGATGAGTTCGACGCTATCGGCAAAGAGCGGGACAGCAGCAGTGATCATGGCGAACTGCGTCGAGTGGTAAACGCTGTGCTTCAGATGATGGACTCATACGAAGGTAGCAGCTTGATTCTTGCGGCTACAAATCATGAAAAGATCCTCGATTCGGCGATCTGGAGACGATTCGATGATTCCATCGAATTCCCACTTCCAGATGAAAAACAGCTAAAAGAGATTTTGCATCTGAAGCTGCGAGGCATCCGTCGTCAATTTGAGATTGACGACAAAGAAGTATTGAAGGAATTTACGGGTAAGAGCGGAGCGGACGTCGAACGTGTAATACGCCGTGCCGCAAAACGGATGATCCTGCGGGAGCAAGAGTTCCTGACCATCAAGGAGCTGAAAAACGCCCTTCTTAGAGAAGATCTCAGGAAATCCTAA
- a CDS encoding IS3 family transposase (programmed frameshift), which produces MTRQRRTFSTEFKHDAALLVLDQGYSVGEASRSLGIGETALRRWVDQLRIERDGGTPKSKALTPEQQKIQELEARINRLEREKAIPKKGYSSLDGGRARSFALIDRLSEHEPVELVCEAFGISRSSYYDARRRRKHIDPEKVALRSKINQLFNESRSSAGSRTIVGLMREDGYRIGRFKVRSVMRSLGLVSKQPGRHAYKSATIERLDIPNHLNRDFAVPAPNQVWCGDITYIWAQGRWYYLAVVLDLFSRRVVGWALSSQPNAELVTKALDMAYEQRGRPQNVMFHSDQGSQYVSRNFRQRLWRYRMSQSMSRRGNCWDNAPMERLFRSLKSEWVPATGYTTLNEAQRDISYYLMTRYNWLRPHTYNGGLAPARTEENLNPLSGIS; this is translated from the exons ATGACAAGACAACGTCGTACGTTTTCCACCGAGTTCAAGCATGATGCAGCATTGCTGGTTTTAGACCAGGGCTACTCGGTCGGTGAGGCAAGCAGGTCGCTAGGAATTGGTGAAACGGCGCTACGCCGGTGGGTCGACCAGTTACGAATCGAACGTGATGGCGGTACGCCCAAGAGCAAAGCGCTGACTCCGGAACAGCAGAAGATTCAAGAGCTCGAAGCCCGAATCAATCGGCTTGAACGGGAGAAAGCGATAC CTAAAAAAGGCTACAGCTCTCTTGATGGCGGACGAGCTCGATCGTTCGCGCTGATAGACCGGTTAAGTGAGCACGAGCCTGTTGAACTGGTCTGTGAAGCGTTCGGTATCTCCCGATCCAGTTACTACGATGCGCGGCGTCGCCGGAAGCATATTGACCCTGAGAAAGTCGCACTGCGGAGCAAGATAAATCAGCTATTTAACGAGAGCCGAAGCTCCGCCGGTAGCCGAACCATCGTAGGTTTGATGCGCGAAGATGGCTATCGAATTGGTCGTTTCAAGGTCCGGAGCGTCATGCGCAGCTTGGGGTTGGTATCCAAGCAGCCGGGACGACACGCCTACAAATCAGCCACTATCGAGCGGCTGGACATACCGAATCACCTGAACAGAGACTTTGCTGTGCCGGCGCCTAACCAAGTCTGGTGCGGGGACATTACCTATATCTGGGCTCAGGGTCGCTGGTATTACCTTGCCGTCGTTTTGGATCTGTTCAGCCGTCGGGTTGTGGGCTGGGCGCTGTCGAGTCAACCCAATGCAGAGCTGGTTACAAAGGCATTGGATATGGCTTATGAACAGCGAGGCCGGCCGCAGAACGTGATGTTCCATTCCGACCAGGGCAGCCAGTATGTCAGCCGCAACTTCAGACAGCGGTTGTGGCGCTACCGCATGAGTCAAAGCATGAGCCGAAGGGGCAACTGCTGGGACAACGCTCCTATGGAGCGGCTGTTCAGAAGCCTGAAATCAGAATGGGTGCCAGCCACTGGCTACACCACCTTGAACGAAGCACAGCGGGATATCAGCTACTACCTGATGACGCGTTACAACTGGCTGCGGCCACATACATACAACGGTGGGCTGGCACCTGCCAGGACAGAAGAAAACCTTAATCCACTGTCCGGTATCAGTTGA
- a CDS encoding histone-like nucleoid-structuring protein, MvaT/MvaU family: MTDLVALRALQREFAALEERKLKLQANEKLQAELEFEEKLFALIAEFGYSKRKVVEMLNPPDTTVQAGNARKPREEKTYRNPNSGETVVTKGANHRTLNQWRESYGAATVASWIVS; encoded by the coding sequence ATGACAGACCTAGTAGCGCTTCGCGCACTGCAACGAGAGTTTGCCGCGTTAGAAGAAAGGAAGCTGAAGCTTCAGGCGAATGAAAAGCTGCAAGCTGAGCTGGAATTCGAGGAGAAGCTTTTCGCTCTGATTGCTGAGTTTGGGTATAGCAAGCGAAAGGTAGTGGAGATGCTTAACCCGCCTGACACTACCGTACAAGCCGGCAATGCTCGAAAGCCGCGCGAGGAAAAGACCTATCGCAACCCGAATTCCGGCGAAACGGTCGTTACCAAGGGTGCGAACCACAGAACGTTGAACCAATGGCGTGAAAGCTACGGTGCTGCGACCGTTGCAAGTTGGATCGTAAGCTGA
- a CDS encoding tyrosine-type recombinase/integrase yields the protein MSKLTQQFVKSVSRPGTYQDGRGLMLNVTASGGKYWVLRYQLNGRRRDMGLGVFPAVSLKDARTEADKNRLVVSQGNDPLDQQAQLRSEAQRSRRDTFRAEALRYIKAHSPAWSARHAQQWRNSLDRHVFLRLGKCPVSDITTDEVVDTLLPIWHTKPVTAERLRNRIELILDASRARQLRSSENPARWRGHLDKLLPRRKPTVRPMKAMPYADIPAFVRSLDAVDGNAARALELIILTALRTNEVLHARWEEIDLEQQVWTLPGERMKNRKAFRLPVTDAMVSVLEQQKGLSDTYVFPSARSSSHPIALNAAGRLMRSLGVADYVVHGFRSAFRTWAGEETHYPREVCELCLAHTLAGRTEAAYSRGDQLEKRRLLMSEWAEYVRARLAIAA from the coding sequence GTGAGCAAACTCACCCAGCAGTTCGTAAAGTCTGTCTCCCGCCCAGGTACATATCAGGACGGACGCGGGCTGATGCTGAACGTCACGGCCTCAGGCGGGAAATACTGGGTGCTTCGGTACCAGCTCAACGGCCGGCGGCGGGACATGGGGCTTGGCGTGTTCCCGGCCGTCTCGCTGAAGGACGCGCGAACCGAGGCAGATAAGAATCGCCTGGTTGTCAGCCAAGGCAATGACCCCCTGGATCAACAGGCCCAGCTACGCAGCGAAGCCCAGCGCAGTCGCCGCGACACATTCAGGGCAGAGGCCTTGCGCTACATCAAGGCCCACTCCCCCGCCTGGTCCGCGCGGCACGCACAGCAGTGGCGCAACAGCCTCGATCGCCATGTCTTTCTTCGGCTGGGAAAATGCCCGGTCAGCGACATCACCACCGATGAGGTAGTGGATACCCTCCTCCCTATCTGGCATACGAAGCCTGTGACGGCCGAGCGTCTGCGCAATCGAATTGAGCTCATACTGGATGCCTCCCGGGCCCGGCAACTCCGATCGAGCGAGAACCCAGCTCGATGGCGCGGCCACCTGGACAAGCTGCTACCCAGACGCAAGCCGACTGTCAGGCCAATGAAGGCAATGCCCTACGCGGACATACCCGCGTTCGTGCGATCGCTTGATGCTGTGGATGGGAACGCAGCGCGGGCCTTGGAGCTGATCATCCTGACGGCTCTGCGTACGAATGAAGTGCTGCACGCGCGCTGGGAGGAGATCGATCTCGAACAGCAAGTATGGACGCTGCCCGGGGAGCGGATGAAGAACCGGAAGGCGTTTCGCCTGCCGGTCACCGATGCGATGGTTTCAGTCCTTGAGCAACAAAAAGGCTTGAGCGACACATATGTCTTTCCAAGCGCACGCTCCTCCAGTCATCCAATCGCATTAAATGCCGCAGGTAGGCTAATGCGATCGCTGGGTGTGGCCGACTATGTAGTACACGGGTTCAGATCGGCCTTCCGCACGTGGGCGGGCGAGGAAACACACTACCCGAGAGAGGTTTGCGAGCTTTGCCTGGCACACACCCTCGCCGGCCGAACCGAGGCCGCATATAGCCGCGGAGACCAGCTCGAAAAGCGTCGTTTGCTGATGTCTGAATGGGCCGAATATGTGCGCGCTAGACTGGCAATCGCTGCCTAG
- the cadR gene encoding Cd(II)/Pb(II)-responsive transcriptional regulator, which translates to MRIGQLAQIAGIDTQTIRFYEQQGLLPPPERQENGYRVYTEKHGEWLAFIRRCRILDLSLTEIRELQSYQDDPRQPCTAVNAMLDDHISHVRSQITALQALEQQLVSLRASCNEGREINACGILTGISEESKQQLYRASSGRKD; encoded by the coding sequence ATGCGCATTGGTCAGTTAGCCCAGATAGCGGGTATCGACACGCAGACGATCCGCTTCTATGAGCAGCAGGGCCTGTTGCCGCCGCCAGAACGGCAGGAGAATGGTTACCGTGTCTATACCGAGAAGCATGGCGAGTGGCTTGCCTTTATCCGCCGCTGCCGAATTCTGGACCTGTCACTGACAGAGATTCGCGAGCTACAGAGCTATCAGGACGACCCTCGCCAGCCCTGTACCGCCGTCAACGCCATGCTCGATGACCACATCTCTCATGTGCGGTCGCAGATAACTGCTCTGCAAGCGCTTGAGCAACAACTCGTTTCACTGAGGGCGAGTTGCAACGAGGGTCGGGAGATCAATGCCTGCGGCATCCTGACGGGGATCAGCGAGGAGAGCAAACAACAGCTGTATAGGGCTAGCTCAGGCCGTAAGGACTGA
- a CDS encoding cation transporter, translating into MSKACGGPCSCDATPAADTDMPVSSEASGEWVSVYAVPKMDCPSEERMIRLALNGFDEIRTLSFDLSNRRLEVVHDGEAEPITAKLATLGLGASLQETVIADPKTIKAAESSAVSATQESGTLRVLLGINAIMFVVEMTAGLIAQSTGLIADSLDMFADAAVYGLALYAVGRSAKMQVRAAHLAGVLQLILAIGVLVEVVRRFVFGSEPESLMMMAIAFVALIANTGCLLLISKHREGGAHMKASWIFSANDVVINMGVIAAGALVAWTGSSYPDLIIGTIVGLIVLNGARRILALKG; encoded by the coding sequence GTGAGTAAAGCCTGTGGTGGCCCATGTAGCTGCGATGCAACGCCTGCAGCGGATACCGATATGCCGGTCTCCTCCGAAGCGTCAGGGGAATGGGTCAGCGTGTATGCTGTGCCGAAGATGGATTGTCCCTCAGAAGAACGGATGATCCGCTTGGCGCTGAACGGCTTTGATGAGATTCGAACGCTGTCCTTCGACTTGTCGAACCGCCGATTGGAGGTCGTGCATGACGGCGAGGCTGAGCCCATTACCGCGAAACTGGCGACCTTGGGGCTAGGCGCCTCTCTTCAGGAAACCGTCATTGCCGACCCAAAGACGATCAAGGCCGCTGAGAGCTCGGCAGTCTCTGCTACGCAGGAGTCAGGCACTCTGCGCGTGTTGCTCGGTATCAATGCGATCATGTTCGTGGTGGAAATGACTGCTGGCCTGATCGCCCAGTCTACCGGCCTGATCGCTGATTCCCTGGATATGTTTGCCGATGCAGCCGTCTATGGCCTGGCTCTCTATGCCGTAGGGCGCAGTGCGAAAATGCAGGTACGTGCCGCGCATCTGGCAGGGGTACTGCAACTGATTTTGGCTATCGGCGTACTCGTCGAGGTGGTGCGACGCTTTGTTTTCGGTAGTGAGCCTGAATCGCTGATGATGATGGCGATCGCCTTCGTCGCGTTGATCGCCAATACCGGTTGCCTGCTGTTGATATCCAAGCACCGCGAAGGCGGCGCGCATATGAAGGCAAGCTGGATATTCTCGGCCAATGATGTGGTGATCAACATGGGCGTCATCGCCGCCGGTGCCTTGGTCGCCTGGACGGGGTCCAGCTACCCTGACCTGATTATCGGTACCATCGTGGGCCTGATCGTCCTCAACGGCGCTCGGCGCATCCTGGCGCTCAAGGGGTGA
- a CDS encoding ZIP family metal transporter, whose translation MMDSIWLVLGLALLPALGNFSGGLAAEASRTTGRRLNYALHGAAGLVIAVVAVEIMPRVLENLSAWVIALAFALGGIAYVGIEKLVESLQKRQGQQGEGGQTSVWMIYIAVSIDLFSDGLLIGAGSAVSPSVAIILAAGQVLADVPEGFATIATMKDKRIPRSKRILLSASFAIPVLSAAVFAYFVLRNQPEAFKLAALTFTAGLLTVAAIEDMVSEAHESGDDTHISPLAFIGGFVLFVLVSAGLEGVVSQS comes from the coding sequence ATGATGGATAGTATCTGGCTGGTACTCGGCCTGGCGCTGTTGCCCGCCTTAGGCAATTTTAGTGGTGGGCTCGCTGCGGAGGCCTCCCGAACTACCGGGCGCCGTCTCAATTACGCCCTTCACGGCGCTGCCGGCCTCGTCATTGCGGTGGTGGCGGTTGAAATCATGCCGCGCGTGCTAGAGAACCTCTCAGCCTGGGTAATCGCCCTCGCTTTCGCGCTGGGCGGCATTGCTTACGTAGGTATCGAGAAGCTCGTTGAGAGTCTCCAGAAGCGACAAGGCCAGCAGGGAGAAGGCGGTCAGACGAGTGTCTGGATGATCTATATCGCCGTATCCATCGACCTGTTCAGCGATGGCCTCCTGATCGGGGCGGGGTCGGCGGTCTCACCGTCGGTCGCGATAATCCTGGCGGCGGGTCAGGTTCTCGCCGATGTTCCTGAGGGCTTTGCGACGATCGCCACCATGAAAGATAAAAGAATCCCTCGTAGCAAGCGGATACTGCTCTCTGCTTCCTTCGCGATTCCTGTGCTCTCGGCAGCCGTCTTTGCTTACTTCGTACTCAGGAACCAGCCGGAGGCATTTAAGCTAGCGGCACTGACGTTCACGGCAGGCCTTCTCACGGTCGCTGCCATCGAAGATATGGTCTCCGAGGCTCACGAGAGCGGTGACGATACGCACATCTCACCGCTGGCTTTCATAGGCGGCTTCGTCCTGTTCGTTCTGGTATCAGCGGGCTTGGAAGGGGTGGTATCGCAAAGCTAA